One part of the Treponema sp. OMZ 787 genome encodes these proteins:
- a CDS encoding Nif3-like dinuclear metal center hexameric protein, with product MKLKDLDLYFTELLNIDDFASQDLSQNGVQVQNSGKEIKKVAFAVDACLQSIKEAAERKADMLFVHHGLLWSRSLRIMGNHYHRIKALLDNDIVLYAVHLPLDAHPLYGNNIGLARRLELENLKEFGMYRGINIGLYGSLPVKQGSEEGLEIDEIVNKLFPQGEKPANILPFGPKKIKTVGVISGGAASEIDDAIALGLDLYITGEIEHITYHNALENRINVIAGGHYQTETVGVQLVAKKLEIDTNLETCFIDIPTGF from the coding sequence ATGAAGTTAAAAGACCTTGATCTTTATTTTACTGAATTATTAAACATAGATGACTTTGCATCTCAGGATTTGTCGCAAAACGGCGTTCAAGTGCAAAACAGCGGAAAAGAAATAAAAAAAGTTGCCTTTGCTGTGGATGCCTGTCTTCAATCGATAAAGGAAGCCGCCGAGCGGAAGGCCGATATGCTTTTTGTCCACCACGGTCTTTTATGGAGCCGCTCTTTAAGGATTATGGGAAATCATTATCACAGGATAAAGGCTCTTTTGGACAATGATATTGTGCTTTATGCCGTTCACCTTCCCCTCGATGCTCATCCTCTTTACGGTAACAATATCGGTCTTGCCCGCCGCCTTGAGCTTGAAAACTTAAAAGAGTTCGGAATGTACAGGGGTATAAACATAGGCCTTTACGGCAGCCTTCCTGTAAAGCAGGGTTCTGAAGAAGGCTTGGAGATAGACGAGATTGTAAATAAGCTTTTTCCCCAAGGAGAAAAACCTGCAAACATTCTTCCCTTCGGACCTAAAAAGATTAAAACCGTCGGAGTCATTTCGGGAGGAGCCGCCTCTGAAATAGATGATGCCATAGCCTTAGGACTCGACTTATATATCACGGGCGAAATAGAACACATTACCTATCACAATGCCCTCGAAAACAGAATAAATGTTATTGCAGGCGGGCATTACCAAACGGAAACCGTAGGCGTTCAATTGGTTGCAAAAAAGCTTGAAATTGATACAAACCTCGAAACCTGTTTTATAGATATTCCGACAGGTTTTTAA
- a CDS encoding ATP-grasp domain-containing protein: protein MKENKKRILILGAGLMQGPAIRAAKELGCEVIAVDGNPNAVCAKEADKFFPIDLKDIPSLIDLAKKLKEESRLDGVFTAATDFSVSVAAVAESCSLPGHSLEAARRASDKVLMRECFEKHGVPSPKFTHIFKNEIDEALQILKQKAIPFPITVKPADNMGARGCRLVYSQEELRPALEDAVNFSRSGKAIAEEFIDGEEFSLEALVVNGEIFLNALADRHIFFPPYFVEMGHTIPSSKGKEECDELIRVFCLGIRALGLTNGAAKGDIFLRKADPKKGGKRTACVGEIAARLSGGYMSGWTVPYSSGFNVTKAAVKIALGEPVDELPIGNAARFNAERAARFSAERAWISVPGIIKKIEGLEEARITKNVKDVLPRLFENDEAVFPKNNVEKCGNILSSAESYEEAVKASMEAVQKIFLRLEKANSKTNLFFEKTNPSIALQNNYPPNFFKFPQNKSTEKIKNKSFDELLENSILIEEDGILYPSFFKDFLNTAFDVHGLSIREAIKKSFDLEPKLKEKMLKTQKIGEPLSPHLVLWWKYFIRGSRQGLIYYFDTELCG from the coding sequence ATGAAAGAAAATAAAAAGCGCATTTTAATTTTAGGCGCAGGGCTCATGCAGGGGCCTGCAATCAGGGCCGCAAAGGAATTGGGCTGCGAGGTCATCGCAGTCGACGGAAACCCGAATGCGGTTTGTGCAAAAGAGGCCGACAAATTTTTTCCGATAGATTTAAAAGATATTCCTTCCCTCATAGACCTTGCAAAGAAGTTAAAAGAAGAAAGCAGATTAGACGGGGTCTTTACTGCAGCTACGGACTTTTCAGTATCGGTTGCAGCCGTTGCAGAAAGCTGTTCCCTTCCCGGGCACAGCTTGGAAGCAGCCCGCCGCGCAAGCGATAAGGTCTTGATGAGGGAGTGCTTTGAAAAACACGGAGTTCCCTCCCCTAAGTTTACCCATATTTTTAAAAACGAAATCGATGAGGCCCTTCAAATCTTAAAACAAAAAGCCATTCCCTTTCCTATTACGGTAAAACCTGCCGACAACATGGGAGCCCGCGGCTGCCGTTTGGTCTACTCCCAAGAGGAGTTAAGACCGGCCTTAGAAGATGCCGTAAACTTTTCGCGGAGCGGAAAGGCCATCGCCGAGGAGTTCATCGACGGTGAAGAGTTTTCGCTTGAAGCCCTAGTAGTAAACGGAGAGATTTTTTTAAATGCCCTCGCAGACAGGCATATTTTTTTCCCGCCCTATTTTGTCGAAATGGGGCATACAATTCCGTCGAGTAAGGGCAAGGAAGAATGTGATGAGCTTATAAGAGTTTTTTGCCTAGGCATAAGGGCCTTGGGGCTTACAAACGGAGCAGCCAAGGGAGATATTTTTTTGCGAAAAGCCGATCCTAAAAAGGGCGGCAAACGGACTGCCTGTGTAGGCGAAATCGCAGCCCGCCTTTCAGGGGGCTACATGTCAGGCTGGACGGTTCCCTACTCTTCGGGCTTTAATGTAACTAAGGCTGCAGTCAAAATCGCCCTAGGCGAACCCGTAGATGAGCTTCCCATAGGTAATGCCGCCCGATTTAATGCAGAACGGGCCGCCCGATTTAGTGCTGAAAGAGCTTGGATTTCGGTGCCGGGCATAATAAAAAAAATAGAAGGGCTTGAAGAAGCAAGAATCACAAAAAACGTAAAAGATGTTTTACCCCGCCTCTTTGAAAATGATGAGGCTGTCTTTCCTAAAAACAATGTAGAAAAATGCGGCAATATCCTAAGCTCTGCAGAAAGCTATGAGGAAGCAGTCAAGGCAAGCATGGAGGCCGTCCAAAAAATCTTTTTGCGCCTTGAAAAAGCAAACAGCAAAACAAATCTTTTTTTTGAAAAGACAAACCCTTCGATAGCTCTGCAAAATAATTATCCGCCGAACTTTTTTAAATTTCCGCAAAACAAAAGCACAGAGAAAATTAAAAACAAAAGCTTCGATGAATTATTGGAAAATTCTATTTTGATAGAAGAAGATGGAATTCTCTACCCTTCATTTTTTAAAGATTTTTTAAATACGGCCTTTGATGTTCACGGCCTTTCAATTCGGGAAGCAATAAAAAAATCGTTTGACCTTGAACCTAAGCTAAAAGAAAAGATGCTCAAGACTCAAAAAATAGGAGAGCCCTTAAGCCCTCATCTCGTCTTATGGTGGAAGTACTTTATCCGCGGCAGCCGCCAAGGACTGATTTATTATTTTGACACCGAGCTTTGCGGTTAA
- a CDS encoding galactokinase — protein sequence MNLTNDIQLQELKNAFISFYGNSEEKIIFAASPARINIIGEHIDYNGGLVLPAAVNLYLRIALRKRRDKKIIYRSVKSEKVFEFELDGNLAFDKDNDFANYLNGMFLFLKERGLKADTGFELLITSDIPQGSGISSSAALELCFGKIISHAFGFEISGVELAKTGRRVENEFLSLKSGIMDQFSIGMGKKNQALLLDTSSLEYEYIPLETEPYRIVIMNSNKPRKLTESKYNERKEECEKALAFLQKERDIDFLCDLSVSDFESLEQSLTSNLGEKIARRVRHCVTEMDRVRRSAEALKNKDLKLLGDYLNQSHLSLKDDYEVTGKELDALFFAAVKEKSCIGARMTGAGFSGCAIAIVHKDGFEDFAERVGKEYTEQTGFTASFFACQASDGVSVISVEF from the coding sequence TTGAACTTAACAAACGATATACAATTACAAGAATTAAAAAATGCCTTTATTTCTTTTTACGGGAATTCTGAAGAAAAAATTATTTTTGCGGCTTCACCTGCTCGCATAAATATAATAGGCGAACACATAGATTATAACGGGGGGCTTGTGCTTCCTGCGGCAGTGAATTTATATTTAAGGATTGCCCTGCGTAAACGGCGGGATAAAAAAATAATTTACCGCTCGGTTAAATCGGAAAAAGTTTTTGAATTTGAGCTTGACGGAAATTTAGCCTTTGATAAAGATAACGATTTTGCAAATTATTTAAACGGAATGTTTTTGTTTTTAAAAGAAAGGGGCTTAAAGGCCGACACCGGTTTTGAACTTTTAATCACAAGCGATATTCCGCAAGGAAGCGGTATCTCTTCTTCTGCTGCCTTGGAACTTTGTTTCGGCAAAATTATTTCTCATGCCTTCGGTTTTGAAATCAGCGGAGTTGAGCTTGCTAAAACCGGCCGACGTGTCGAAAACGAATTCTTAAGTCTAAAGTCGGGCATTATGGATCAGTTTTCGATAGGCATGGGCAAAAAAAATCAGGCTCTGCTTTTAGACACTTCCTCACTGGAGTATGAGTACATTCCTCTCGAAACCGAGCCTTACCGAATTGTAATTATGAATTCAAATAAGCCCCGTAAATTGACGGAATCGAAATATAATGAAAGAAAGGAAGAATGTGAAAAAGCCCTTGCCTTTTTACAAAAAGAAAGGGATATAGATTTTTTGTGCGATCTAAGCGTTTCCGATTTTGAAAGTTTGGAACAAAGCTTGACTTCCAATTTGGGAGAAAAAATTGCCCGCAGGGTAAGGCATTGCGTTACCGAGATGGATAGGGTAAGGCGGAGTGCCGAGGCCTTAAAAAATAAGGACTTAAAACTTTTAGGCGATTATCTAAACCAATCCCACCTTTCCTTAAAAGACGATTACGAGGTTACCGGAAAAGAACTGGATGCTCTTTTCTTTGCAGCCGTAAAAGAAAAAAGCTGTATCGGTGCAAGGATGACAGGGGCAGGCTTTTCAGGCTGTGCTATCGCCATCGTTCACAAGGACGGCTTTGAAGACTTTGCCGAAAGGGTGGGGAAGGAATACACGGAACAAACCGGCTTTACCGCCTCATTTTTCGCCTGCCAAGCATCCGATGGAGTATCTGTTATTTCGGTGGAATTTTAA
- a CDS encoding methyltransferase, which produces MGGAWSAEQIKTAFEKIGFKNINISSKEVSDEYAKKWGHGLEIKNYIQSSLIYAEK; this is translated from the coding sequence GTGGGCGGAGCCTGGTCTGCGGAGCAGATCAAAACAGCCTTCGAAAAAATCGGCTTTAAAAATATCAACATAAGCTCTAAAGAGGTGTCCGACGAGTATGCCAAAAAATGGGGCCACGGCTTGGAAATAAAAAACTACATCCAAAGCAGCCTCATCTACGCCGAGAAGTAG
- a CDS encoding methyltransferase domain-containing protein, with protein MSYDKNNYDKSAYDKNAIKDAVKEHYENLARENLAVNGEAEKITASIGYAAKDLAGIPKEADLGLGCGNPQEAAKPRLNESVLDLGCGRGLDCFIASKAVGKNGKVFGLDGSETMISRASEIALKNGFTNCEFILGEIENIPLPDNSLDLIMSNCVINLSTDKYGVYSEIYRCLRKGGRTAISDITLKKALPQEWISDPNMVKT; from the coding sequence ATGAGTTACGATAAAAACAATTACGATAAAAGTGCTTACGATAAAAACGCGATTAAGGATGCCGTAAAAGAGCACTATGAAAATTTGGCAAGGGAAAATCTTGCGGTAAACGGAGAAGCCGAAAAGATAACAGCCTCAATAGGCTATGCCGCTAAAGATCTGGCAGGCATACCTAAGGAAGCGGACTTAGGGCTCGGCTGCGGCAATCCTCAAGAGGCGGCCAAGCCTCGTCTAAACGAAAGCGTCCTTGACCTAGGCTGCGGACGCGGGCTTGACTGTTTTATTGCATCAAAGGCTGTGGGTAAAAACGGAAAGGTCTTCGGGCTTGACGGCTCCGAAACCATGATAAGCCGTGCTTCTGAAATAGCCTTAAAAAACGGCTTTACCAACTGCGAATTTATTCTAGGCGAGATTGAAAATATTCCTCTTCCCGATAATTCCTTAGACCTAATAATGAGTAATTGCGTAATAAACCTGTCTACGGATAAATACGGAGTTTATTCCGAGATTTACCGCTGCCTCAGAAAAGGTGGGAGAACGGCTATTTCGGATATCACCTTAAAAAAAGCCCTGCCCCAAGAATGGATATCCGATCCCAATATGGTAAAAACCTGA